In Aegilops tauschii subsp. strangulata cultivar AL8/78 chromosome 3, Aet v6.0, whole genome shotgun sequence, one genomic interval encodes:
- the LOC109787392 gene encoding uncharacterized protein: MQAPVTPAGSVSTGETPLQRPPVAISSPPSAATTTRRRLLVSAGGLLLAAAAGNNNAASRGAAAAAVDLGYDPVTEAERAASAAVSQRVGEAVRLLEAGRELQARGEFAGALASFTAVVSGYKELALSEYARVGRALVLYEIGDRDESITEMEDVSVALKGYPEIHAALAAALYADKHAPLLAEFQFNIATLLDPHYSDLAYVRDTKHWPPSLVASLKNFITLT; encoded by the coding sequence ATGCAGGCGCCTGTGACGCCGGCGGGCTCCGTCTCCACCGGAGAGACACCGCTTCAACGGCCACCCGTCGCCATCTCCTCGCCACCATCCGCCGCAACGACAACGAGGAGGCGGCTGCTCGTGTCCGCCGGTGGCctgctcctcgccgccgccgcgggcaACAACAACGCTGCCAGCaggggagcggcggcggcagcggtggACCTCGGCTACGACCCGGTGACGGAGGCGGAGCGCGCGGCGAGCGCCGCCGTGTCGCAGCGCGTCGGGGAGGCGGTCCGGCTGCTGGAGGCCGGGCGGGAGCTGCAGGCGCGCGGCGAGTTCGCGGGGGCGCTGGCGTCCTTCACGGCGGTGGTGAGCGGGTACAAGGAGCTGGCGCTGTCGGAGTACGCGCGGGTGGGGCGGGCGCTGGTGCTGTACGAGATCGGCGACCGCGACGAGTCCATCACGGAGATGGAGGACGTGTCGGTGGCGCTCAAGGGGTACCCGGAGATCCACGCCGCGCTGGCGGCGGCGCTGTACGCCGACAAGCACGCGCCGCTGCTGGCCGAGTTCCAGTTCAACATCGCCACGCTGCTGGACCCGCACTACTCCGACCTCGCCTACGTCAGGGACACCAAGCACTGGCCGCCCAGCCTCGTCGCCTCCCTCAAGAACTTCATTACACTCACCTAG
- the LOC109787391 gene encoding leucine-rich repeat receptor protein kinase HPCA1, protein MELSPWLILFGVLVQASVILADTNVQDTAGLTGIAASWDTKPSNWDGNDPCGDKWIGIICIQDRVTSIRLSSQSLSGTLSGDIQSLSELQYLDLSYNKDLGGSLPSSIGSLSNLQNLILVGCSFAGEIPKEIGQLSKLIFLSLNSNRFTGHIPPSLSGLSKLYWFDLAENKLTGGLPVFDGTNPGLDNLTNTKHFHFGGNQLSGTIPSQIFNSHMKLIHFLVDNNNFSGSIPPTLGLLNVLEVLRFDNNKQLSGPVPTNINNLTKLAELHLENNQLTGPLPDLTGMTALSFVDMSNNTFNASDAPAWFTALPSLTSLYLENLQIGGQLPQELFALSAIQTLKLRGNRFNGTLNIGSDFGSQLQTIDLQGNQIDQLTVGGTQYNKKLILLGNPICNQGNNEQYCKTATQSNPVAPPYSTSKNCSGLPATCLPSQLLSPSCTCAVPYKGTLFFRAPSFSDLSNESYYLLLEKDMKTKFLSYKALIDSIALHNPFFDANNNLEISLEVFPGGKVQFGEQDISDIGFILSNQTYKPPPVFGPYYFIAQSYRVATEVPASKKSKANKLPLIVGVAAGGAVVIAVLLLVIFFITRRKREPKKTEERSQSFASLDMKSTSTSVPQLRGARTFTFAELKKITNNFSEANDIGNGGFGKVYRGTLPTGQLVAVKRSQEGSLQGSLEFRTEIELLSRVHHKNVVSLMGFCLDQGEQMLVYEYIPNGTLKESLTGKSGVRLDWKRRLRVILGTAKGIAYLHELADPPIVHRDIKSSNVLLDERLNAKVSDFGLSKLLGEDGRGQVTTQVKGTMGYLDPEYYMTQQLTEKSDVYSFGVLLLEMITAKKPLERGRYIVREVLAALDRSKDLYGLHDLLDPVLGASPTSLGGLEQYVDLALRCVEEAGADRPSMGEAVSEIERITRMAGGAPESASESMSYASRTPRHPYGGDSPSEYSGGGLPSSRVEPK, encoded by the exons ATGGAGCTCTCTCCATGGCTCATCTTGTTTGGTGTTCTTGTGCAGGCTTCTGTCATCCTGGCTGATACAAATGTGCAAGACA CTGCTGGCCTCACCGGGATCGCAGCTTCCTGGGACACCAAACCATCAAACTGGGATGGCAATGATCCATGCGGCGACAAGTGGATTGGGATAATTTGCATCCAGGACCGGGTCACATCCAT AAGACTGTCAAGTCAATCACTGTCCGGAACTCTTTCGGGGGACATTCAATCTCTCTCGGAATTACAATACTT GGACTTATCCTACAACAAGGACTTGGGTGGCTCTCTTCCTTCATCAATTGGAAGCTTGAGCAACCTCCAAAATTT AATACTTGTTGGCTGCAGCTTTGCTGGTGAAATACCTAAAGAGATTGGCCAGCTCTCAAAGCTGATATTTCT ATCTCTAAACTCCAACAGGTTCACTGGTCACATACCGCCGTCACTCAGTGGCCTCTCAAAGCTATACTGGTTTGATCTAGCTGAGAATAAGCTCACTGGAGGACTTCCGGTATTCGACGGGACAAATCCTGGCTTGGATAATCTGACAAATACAAAGCACTT CCACTTCGGCGGTAATCAGCTCTCTGGCACCATACCGAGCCAGATTTTCAACTCACACATGAAGCTGATACATTT TCTTGTCGACAACAACAACTTCTCTGGCAGCATCCCCCCTACTCTAGGCCTTCTTAACGTGCTGGAAGTTCT ACGTTTTGATAACAACAAACAGTTGTCTGGGCCAGTTCCGACCAACATCAACAACCTCACCAAGCTTGCTGAACT CCATCTAGAAAACAATCAGCTCACTGGCCCACTGCCAGACCTGACAGGAATGACTGCGCTCAGCTTTGT GGACATGAGTAACAACACCTTCAATGCATCCGATGCTCCAGCTTGGTTCACCGCTTTGCCGTCTTTGACTTCATT ATACCTAGAGAATCTGCAAATCGGCGGGCAGCTTCCGCAAGAACTTTTCGCCCTTTCTGCAATTCAGACACT GAAGCTTCGGGGCAACCGCTTCAATGGCACCCTAAATATTGGGTCGGACTTTGGTAGCCAGCTCCAAACAATTGATTTGCAGGGCAATCAAATCGATCAGCTCACTGTTGGGGGAACCCAATACAACAAGAAACTCAT ACTTTTAGGAAACCCAATATGCAACCAAGGGAACAACGAGCAATACTGCAAAACCGCGACACAATCCAACCCGGTGGCGCCACCATATTCTACTTCTAAGAACTGCTCCGGGCTGCCAGCGACATGCCTCCCAAGCCAGCTTCTGAGCCCAAGCTGCACATGTGCTGTGCCGTACAAAGGCACACTGTTCTTCAGGGCACCATCATTTTCTGACCTCAGCAATGAGTCGTACTACCTTCTACTGGAGAAGGACATGAAGACCAAGTTCCTGTCATACAAGGCCCTGATCGACTCGATCGCTCTTCACAACCCATTCTTTGATGCgaacaacaacttggagattaGCTTGGAGGTGTTCCCCGGCGGCAAGGTTCAGTTTGGAGAGCAGGACATTTCTGACATTGGGTTCATTTTGAGCAATCAAACGTATAAGCCGCCCCCTGTTTTCGGTCCATACTATTTCATCGCCCAAAGCTATCGTGTTGCAACAGAGGTGCCAGCATCTAAAAAATCAAAGGCGAACAAGTTGCCACTTATCGTCGGAGTCGCAGCTGGTGGTGCAGTTGTTATTGCAGTGCTGCTTCTTGTTATTTTTTTCATCACGAGACGGAAGAGAGAACCAAAGAAGACCGAAGAGAGAAGCCAGTCTTTCG cttctttggacatgaagagCACCAGCACCAGTGTGCCACAGCTGCGCGGTGCGCGCACGTTCACGTTTGCTGAGCTGAAGAAGATAACCAATAACTTCTCGGAGGCGAACGACATAGGGAATGGCGGCTTCGGGAAG GTTTACAGGGGGACACTTCCGACTGGGCAACTGGTTGCTGTCAAGAGATCCCAGGAGGGATCCCTGCAGGGGAGCCTGGAATTCAGAACCGAGATCGAGCTCCTGTCCAGGGTTCACCACAAGAACGTGGTGAGCCTCATGGGTTTCTGCCTTGACCAGGGCGAGCAGATGCTGGTCTACGAGTACATCCCCAATGGCACACTCAAAGAGAGCCTCACAG GTAAGTCCGGCGTGCGTCTGGACTGGAAGCGGAGGCTCCGCGTCATCCTCGGCACTGCCAAGGGCATCGCCTACCTCCACGAGCTCGCAGACCCTCCCATCGTCCACCGGGACATCAAGTCGAGCAACGTCCTCCTCGACGAGCGGCTCAACGCCAAGGTCTCGGACTTTGGCCTCTCCAAGCTTCTAGGCGAGGACGGCAGGGGGCAGGTCACCACGCAAGTGAAGGGCACAATG GGTTACTTGGACCCTGAGTACTACATGACGCAGCAGCTGACGGAGAAGAGCGACGTGTACAGCTTCGGCGTGCTGCTGCTGGAGATGATCACGGCCAAGAAGCCGCTGGAGCGGGGGCGGTACATCGTCCGGGAGGTGCTCGCCGCGCTGGACCGGAGCAAGGACCTGTACGGCCTGCATGACCTGCTGGACCCGGTGCTGGGCGCGTCGCCCACGTCGCTgggcgggctggagcagtacgtgGACCTGGCCCTGCGCTGCGTGGAGGAGGCCGGCGCCGACCGCCCGTCCATGGGCGAAGCGGTGAGCGAGATCGAGCGGATCACCAGGATGGCCGGCGGCGCCCCCGAGTCGGCGTCGGAGTCCATGAGCTACGCCAGCAGGACGCCGCGCCACCCGTATGGAGGTGACAGCCCGTCCGAGTACAGCGGCGGCGGGCTGCCGTCGTCGAGGGTGGAGCCCAAGTGA